One Candidatus Babeliales bacterium DNA segment encodes these proteins:
- a CDS encoding DUF1328 domain-containing protein, with amino-acid sequence MLHWTMVFLVLAIIAAVLGFGGLAQESAGIAKILFIVFLVIYVLSFFAYRV; translated from the coding sequence TTGTTACATTGGACTATGGTTTTTTTGGTATTAGCTATTATAGCTGCAGTACTCGGATTTGGTGGCCTTGCACAAGAAAGCGCGGGAATTGCAAAAATATTATTTATCGTTTTTTTAGTGATATACGTTTTATCGTTTTTTGCCTACCGGGTTTAA